In Xiphias gladius isolate SHS-SW01 ecotype Sanya breed wild chromosome 6, ASM1685928v1, whole genome shotgun sequence, a single genomic region encodes these proteins:
- the ptgfr gene encoding prostaglandin F2-alpha receptor translates to MSANDSSESGCRSEFRPNNSTCSQKEQSVTASVISMTVGIFSNSLALFILVKSYNRMRIKSRVSFLLFASSLVVTDLLGHLINGSLVLFVYSSHKKWETFDPHRIMCSVFGASMVFFGLSPLFLGSAMAVERCIGVTRPIFHSTVLAPHHMKRLLGLTWLLAALVAVLPVLLFRPYKVQSSRSFCFFRMEEPKDWLDVFLPLLFSMLGLLALMLSIVCNALTSCALLQARLRRKHHCRGTLYHIEMICQLLAIMLVSCICWGPLLVHVIVLSTKAKGEPVSFTLLMVVRMATWNQILDPWVYILLRRAVLRKIFLLFHCYWGSKSHNLHRWQRSMLLGSVETSKSGAGLSDCRCLGRLPPPKTAITSIT, encoded by the exons ATGTCAGCCAATGACAGCTCGGAGTCAGGCTGCAGGTCAGAGTTCAGACCCAACAACAGCACCTGCAGCCAGAAGGAGCAGTCTGTCACCGCCTCCGTCATCTCCATGACCGTGGGCATCTTCTCCAACAGCCTCGCCCTCTTCATCCTGGTCAAATCCTACAACCGCATGCGGATCAAGTCCAGGGTGTCCTTCCTGCTGTTTGCCAGCAGCCTGGTGGTCACAGACCTGCTGGGTCACCTCATCAACGGCTCCCTGGTGCTTTTCGTTTACAGCTCTCACAAGAAATGGGAGACATTTGACCCTCACCGCATCATGTGCAGCGTCTTCGGCGCGTCCATGGTGTTCTTTGGCCTGAGCCCCTTGTTCCTGGGAAGTGCCATGGCAGTGGAGCGCTGCATTGGGGTCACCAGGCCCATCTTCCACTCCACTGTGTTGGCTCCCCACCACATGAAAAGGCTGCTGGGTCTCACCTGGCTGCTTGCTGCCCTGGTGGCTGTGCTGCCCGTGCTGCTGTTTAGGCCCTACAAGGTCCAGAGCTCCAGGAGCTTCTGCTTCTTCCGCATGGAGGAACCCAAAGACTGGCTGGATGTATTCCTGCCGCTGCTTTTCTCTATGCTTGGGCTACTGGCCTTGATGCTCTCCATTGTATGCAACGCTCTGACAAGTTGCGCTCTGCTGCAGGCCAGACTGCGCCGCAAGCATCACTGCAGAGGCACTCTTTACCACATAGAGATGATCTGCCAGCTCCTAGCCATCATGTTGGTGTCCTGCATTTGCTGGGGTCCATTACTG GTTCATGTCATCGTTCTTAGCACCAAAGCCAAAGGCGAACCTGTATCCTTCACTCTGCTGATGGTGGTACGTATGGCCACGTGGAACCAGATCCTGGACCCCTGGGTCTACATCCTGCTGAGGAGGGCAGTTCTGAGGAAAATCTTCTTGTTGTTCCACTGCTACTGGGGCTCAAAGTCTCATAACCTACACCGCTGGCAGCGCAGCATGCTCCTAGGCTCTGTGGAGACCAGCAAGTCTGGTGCTGGTCTGTCTGACTGCCGCTGCCTTGGCAGATTACCTCCTCCAAAAACTGCGATCACATCGATCACCTGA
- the btf3l4 gene encoding transcription factor BTF3 homolog 4 has translation MNQEKLAKLQAQVRIGGKGSARRKKKVVHRTATADDKKLQSSLKKLAVNNIAGIEEVNMIKDDGTVIHFNNPKVQASLSANTFAITGHAETKQLTEMLPGILSQLGADSLSSLRRLAEQFPRQALDSKAPKAEDIEEEDDDVPDLVGNFDEASKNEAD, from the exons ATGAATCAAGAAAAACTGGCAAAACTCCAAGCCCAGGTCCGGATAGGAGGGAAG GGCTCTGCGCGCAGAAAGAAGAAGGTGGTTCACAGAACTGCCACAGCTGATGACAAAAAGCTTCAGAGTTCACTAAAGAAGTTGGCTGTCAACAATATAGCTGGAATTGAGGAG GTTAACATGATCAAGGATGACGGGACTGTGATCCACTTCAACAACCCCAAAGTTCAGGCCTCTCTGTCTGCCAACACCTTCGCCATCACGGGCCACGCTGAGACCAAGCAGCTGACAGAGATGCTTCCGGGCATCCTGAGTCAGCTGGGGGCCGACAGCCTCAGCAGCCTGCGCAGACTGGCTGAACAGTTCCCTCGGCAAG CTCTGGACAGCAAGGCTCCAAAGGCAGAAGACAttgaggaagaggatgatgatgttCCAG ATCTGGTGGGGAACTTCGATGAAGCCTCAAAGAACGAGGCAGACTGA